GCTTGAGCAACCCCAGTACTTTTGGAAGTTGCACCAGAAAAATCAGGAAACTGCCAATAGTTGCGCCCCAGGTGGTATAGACCACCAGCATTTCACCCGGTTGATGGCGAAACACCACCAGCGTCACAATCACCGTGGCATTCATCACCACCTGAACACTGTATGACAGGAAAAACTGTCGGTGACTGTTGAGCACTCCCAAACACCAGGCCGACATTACCAAAATGCCTGTTCCAGGAAAAACAATCCGGACCAGTTGAACGGCCAGGTCATAGTGCGCGCCGGTAAAGCCGGGAACAATCAATTTCGTCAAAACTGGCGCCAGCACAATCCCGATGAGCACCAGAAATGACACCATCACTCCAAGCAGTGAGGCCACGGCACCTGCGACTTTGCGGGCATCCACTTCGTTCCCTTCAGCCAACAACCGGGAGTAGACCGGGATGAAGGAGGCTGAAAGCACACCTTCCCCAAGTAAATTCTGCAAAAAGTTGGGAATGGATTGCGCGGCACGAAAAATCCCAGCCACATCGGAATTGCCAAAATAGCGGGCGAAAAACCATTCGCGGGCAAATCCGGAGATGCGACTGAGTAGAATTCCAGCCGCCACCAGAAAAGCTGAGGCCGAAGGACTGTGTGATCGCGAGGTTGTTTTTGAAGCTGAATCAGATGATGAAGACAGATCTGGGGATGGAGAACTCATAAGGAGGGAGTGAAGGAGCGAAAGACGGCACAAAAGCGAGTCGTGAGTAGCGAGTAGCGAGTAGCGAATATAGAATTTCAGATAAAGAAACCACGGAACACACGGAACACACAGAAAATAAATCCAAATTTTTCAATCGTTTCTGAAATTTCCTCAAATAGAAACTCAAGAAATATTTATCTGAAAAGCTATAGTCAGACAAAGCGAGTCGTGAGTAGCGAGTAGCGAGACCAATTTCTTCTCATTTGAGCCAATCAGAGTTCTTCAATCAGTGATGAGGAACAGCTCAACGGGGAAGACAGCATTGAACCAATACTGGGCTGATCATTCACTGTGTCTGACGACTCGCTACTCGCTACTCGCTACTCGCTCTTATGACTGGCCGCCATCTTTGGGGTTGGTACGCCGTGGACGGGATGGAGATTGAGGTTGTGGGAGCGGTGGTTTGACCGGTAACTGGCCTTGCTGATATTGCTCGCGGAGCTTGATGCGCTGGATCGCCAGGTTAGCGGCATTCACAACCCGGGCATTATTATCACGCAACAGGGGTTCAATGACCGGGACGCTTTCGCCGGTGCCGATGACACCGAGGACTTTGAGAATTTTCACGGTGGCGCCAGTGGTCGCAACCCGGACTGGGCCGTGTAAATCAGCCGGACTGAGGACTTCATACAGATATCCGGTCGCCTGATCACCGAGCGTCATGGCTTCAAGTTCCTTGATAATGGCATCCAGATACTCTGGCCGTCCGAGTCGGTAGAGAGCAAATGCCTGGGCGAGCTTGACGCTATTACTGCCCTCTTTGAGACGATTGCGCGAAATGGTCTCCACAAAGCTGGTGTCACCCATCCGCGCCAGTCCTTCATTGGCCCATCGGCGGCGGTCTTCATCACGACGCAGGTTTCCTTCAAAAACATCTTTACTGGCCGGGTCACCGATTTGGGATAAAGCTTCGAGCGTAATTCGTTGACGTTCAGGAACTTGCTTGAAAAAATCGTTAATGTTGGCTTTGAAACCCCGCTTATCTTCACCCAACCGATATACCGTGTTGAGCGGCTCAACGGCTTTGTGGGTCCGCAACAACCCTGCCGTTGCAATTGCCTGTGCTCGAACTTCCCGATCATCGTTGGAAAAGTAGGGGATGGCATATTCGCCATATTCGGTGCGCCCCAATTTGATAAACACCCGAAAGATGTCAATTCGCAGATTTGGGTCCGAATCAAGCGCACCAATCAACGCCAGCGCCTGCGAATCAGCCCGGAGAACACCAAGTGCTCGCACCGCAGCCCGACGCAGGCTGACTTCGGCATCATCACGCATCATCTGGGCCAGGGCTTCGGTCATCCGGGGGTCAACCTGGACATAGGGCTCAACAATGGTTGGGCCGTCGGTATCCAGAAAGGGGTTGAGGACATTCAATCCCTTGCGCTCCGCAAAAACAAATCCGATGTCGCTTTCGATGTAATAGGAAATGAGGGCCCGCACCGCAGCCCGACGCACCTGTGGGGAAAGATCTTTTAAAGTATCAAGAATGGCTGGAATCACCGCTTCGTCTTTAAGACGTCCAAGCGATTCAAGTGCATTGGCCCGCACCTCAGGATCCGTGTCGGTTTGCGCCGCCTGAGCCAGCGCTCCACTGACTTCGCGAAATCGCTTTTCGCCCAATTCCTTGGCTGCCTTTCGGCGAACGACTGGATCTGGATTTTTCAAATTCGCCAGCAGGGATTCCTGACTGGTTTGGGCCTGAATGGAAATGGGGTTGACCACCAGCCAGCCACTCGCGCCGACCAAACAAGCTGTTAACATCAATGCCTGGGAAAATTGCCAGACAGACGTCCGTTGGGAATTGATAGCCATAGATGAATGCCGCCTCCGCCCGTGGTTTGATTGCAACCGATTGAAGAAAATCGAGATGTGTGCCTGACCGTACCAAGTTCAACTCGACCCTGTCAATGTTCACACTTTTGGATTGGAGATTTGTCCAGCCGGGTCTCTCGACTTTTTGGATTCTTTCTCGCGGCCCAGCGTAATGAGCCAGTTGCCTATTCGGCATTTTCAGTCATCACCCGCTCCGGGCATCAAATCTAACCGACTGTAAGGAAATGACTTGGGCGAAAGTCTTGACACACCCGACAAGCTGCGGTTCAATCCCCACTTCTTTGCCTTTTGCAAGCGTCCACCGAAAAGAACAGATCACGTTCTGAAATGCCGGTCTAAAGCTGATCGAACGCCGGAAAGGATTATGATGTCCGTTTCTGAAACAACTGCCGTGGTGAATTCACTGGAGACGATCCACCAAACACTCCAGGCAACAATGACTGAATATGCGTCCAAATCGGTGCCGGCCCACTACGGTGATGTTCAAGCCGAATACCATACTTTGCAGACTGGGGTTGGGTTGATTGATTTAAGCGCCCACGGGCGAATCCAGGTCAGTGGCAAAGAGCGCGTTCAGTTTCTAAATGGACTGGTCAGCAATTACATCAAGCCGTTGCAGCACGGCTTTGGGGTGCCCGCGCTCTTTCTTACAGCCCAGGGAAAAGTGATTGCCGCGTGTCATATTTTCGGTGTGGATGAAACCTTCTGGATTGATTTGGACGCCGCTCTGGCTGAAAAAATCTATAAATCCTTATTTCGCTTTACTTTCGCTGGTGACTTTAAAGTCGAGGATCTCGCCAAAAACTATGGGTTGCTTTCCCTGCAGGGCCCGCTAGCCAGCGCCATGCTGGCGGCTATCACCGGGAGCAACCCAGGTGAATGGCCCATAACCCATCAAGTTGATAAAGTTGGCGGCGGCACGGAAGATATTCCGGTATTGCCGCTGAAGAAGCTCCAACCTGGTGAAACCGAAGCACTTGTGGTCCGGCGGGCACGTGGAACAGTTGACGGATATGATCTCTATATTCGTCGCGAAGCACTGGCTCAAACCTGGAACTGGCTCACCAATCAGGGCACCGCATTTCACCTGCGTCCAGTTGGATGGGAAGCCATGGAACTGGTGCGCGTTGAAGCCGGCCTTCCCCGCTATGGCGTTGATGTGGATGAAAACGTGATTGCCCTCGAAGCCAACCTGGGTTCGGCGGTCAGCTACCATAAGGGATGTTATGTCGGCCAGGAAACCGTTGCCAAAATCCACTGGCGCGGACACGACCAGGTCGCCCGGAGGTTGACTCAGCTTGTCGTTGAAGGCGCGGACTTGCCGCAGCGTGGCAGCCGAATTGTGAAAGGCGAAAAAGAAGTCGGTACGCTCACCAGTGCCATTCGCTCGCCGCGGCTTGGCGGTGCTATTTTGGCGCTTGGGTATGTTCGCTCATCGGTCATTCAGGCTGGCGGAACGCTCACCATCAAAAACGATGACGGCACGGAAGTCAGCGCGGAACTGAAAGCCTGAGGCTGAAGACAGCGGGCTGAGAAAACCAGGGCTTGGGGCTGAGGGCTGAAGACTTCGGGCTGAAGAATTAGTTTTCTTTCATCCCTCATCCCTCATCCCTCATCCCTCATCCCTGGATTGCCCTGAGCCCGCTGTCTTCAGCCCGAGATCTCGTGTCATTCACTTTTCTTTTCATTGGGGATTTTTATGTCGCACCCTGAGCATTCGGAAATGCCTGCACCAATCAACACACAGCCAGACATTGAATGGGCAACGGCTGAAGACGCTTATCACATTATCAACCATCTCCTGACATACGTTCACGCCACCAGTGATCTGATTGCCCTGATGGCAACCGCCCTTGGCGAAGCGCAGGTGAAAAAGCTGGCTGAAACGCATCCGTGGGCTGACTACCTTGCGGCACGGCGTATGTTGGAAAAGATTCAGCCTGAGATTCAAAAATTTTCTCAAACCATGATTGAACTGGCCAAAGACCGACCCGACCGGCCAGATCCCGATGAAGAATAGTGGGTTCCAGGTTTTTGAAAGGATGAGGGATAAAGGATGAGAAATGAAAAGAATTACCTTGTCACCCTGTCATCTTGTCACCTTGCCATCTTCTCAGGGTTCCGGGTTTTCGAAAAATTCACCTGCATCAGCAGGTAGCCTGACTACTCGCTACTCGCTATTTCGCTATTTCGCTATTTCGCTATTTTGCTATTCACGACAAAGATACAATGTCCACTACAGCTCCGTTGACCTCTCCACAACTATCAGCCCAGGCCGAAGATGAAGCGATCCTCATTCGCCGGGCCAGAGTCCACAACCTCAAAAATATCAGCGTTACCATTCCGTTCAACCAGCTCACGGTGGTTACCGGGGTCAGTGGATCCGGGAAATCTTCGCTGGCGTTTGACACGGTTTATGCCGAAGGACAGCGCCGGTATGTCGAATCACTCTCAGCCTATGCGCGACAGTTTCTCGAGCGGATTGATAAACCGGATGTTGATGAAATCACTGGGATTTGCCCGGCAATTGCCGTGCGTCAGAAAAATTCGGCTCGCAACCCACGGTCAACCGTCGCCACCCAAACTGAAATTCATGACTACCTGCGGTTGCTCTATGCCCGTGTGGGGCGCACGTTTTGTTATCAATGTGGAATTGAAGTCAAACGTGATACACCCCAATCAATTGCCGATGCGGTGCTTGAACTGCCTGAAGGCACCCGGTTCTATGTTTTGTTTCCAGCGGCTTCAGGTATGAATTTTATGCCGGAAGTAAATGTGGGAAGTGAAGATGACGGGAGTTTTGATGACCTCGACGACTCGATGATAGATGAATCGCTCACGCCCGATGGAGGTCTGAGACGAAGAGGCAAACCGGTGCGCTCACGCGAGGCGTCAATCACCCCTGAAGATGGTGAGGCTGAGTTGCGCCGGGTCAAAGGGTATCTCATGAGCCTGATGCAGCGTGGGTTCACCCGATTGTACCGCCGTGGAGAGATCTTTGAACTGACAACCCCTGATGTGTTCCCGTTTTCTGATTTTCACGAAACTTCAGTTCTGGTTGACCGCCTGGTGGTGCGACCCGATACGCGCGAACGACTGGTTGATTCCCTGGAAACCGCCTATCGCGAAGGAAATGGTAAAGTTGAGATCCAGACAGTTGGTTCAAACACACAGCAGTTTCGATTTAGCGAAGATTTCGAGTGTAAGACCTGCCACATTGGCTACCCGATGCGTGAGCCGCGGTTGTTTAGTTTCAACAACCCGTATGGCGCCTGCCCAACCTGTCAGGGATTTGGCGATATTGTCGGCCTGAATCTGGATCTGGTGGTCCCAAACCCGAAGTTGACACTTGAAGAGGGGGCAATTGAACCCTGGACTAAATCACAGTTTGAATTTGCCCAGCGTGAACTCCGGACCGTGTGCCAGCGCCATAAAATCCCGATGACAGTGGCGTTTCATCAGCTCAGCCCGGAACATCGAACGCTTTTGTTTGAGGGCACCAACGGCTGGGGCGGCATTCGCGGCTTTTTTGATTCACTGGAGCAACAAAAATACAAAATGCACATCCGGGTGTTCCTGGCCAAGTATCGCAGCTACACCTGTTGCCCGGATTGCCATGGGGGAAGGCTTCGCCCTGAAGCCCGAGCGGTTCGAATTGGTGGAAAACCGATTGTTGACACCCTGGCGATGACGATTGAAGAGGCAGCCGATTTTTTTGAAAATTTATCCCTGACAACAGAAGAACTGGCAATTGCAGACCGAGTTTTGATCGAAATTCGCCATCGGCTGCGATTTTTGAAAGACGTCGGGTTAGAATACCTGACGCTTGACCGGCTCACCTCTTCCCTTTCTGGTGGTGAAGCCCAACGGATTCAACTGGCGACCCATTTGGGATCCTCACTGGTTGGAGCGCTTTATGTGCTGGATGAGCCAAGCATTGGCCTGCACTCACGTGACGGTCAGCGGCTGATCCAGGTCCTGCAGCGGTTGCGTGATATTGGGAATACCGTTCTGGTCGTCGAGCATGATCCTGACATGATGCTGGCGGCGGATTATTTGATTGACATTGGACCT
This Acidobacteriota bacterium DNA region includes the following protein-coding sequences:
- the uvrA gene encoding excinuclease ABC subunit UvrA, which translates into the protein MSTTAPLTSPQLSAQAEDEAILIRRARVHNLKNISVTIPFNQLTVVTGVSGSGKSSLAFDTVYAEGQRRYVESLSAYARQFLERIDKPDVDEITGICPAIAVRQKNSARNPRSTVATQTEIHDYLRLLYARVGRTFCYQCGIEVKRDTPQSIADAVLELPEGTRFYVLFPAASGMNFMPEVNVGSEDDGSFDDLDDSMIDESLTPDGGLRRRGKPVRSREASITPEDGEAELRRVKGYLMSLMQRGFTRLYRRGEIFELTTPDVFPFSDFHETSVLVDRLVVRPDTRERLVDSLETAYREGNGKVEIQTVGSNTQQFRFSEDFECKTCHIGYPMREPRLFSFNNPYGACPTCQGFGDIVGLNLDLVVPNPKLTLEEGAIEPWTKSQFEFAQRELRTVCQRHKIPMTVAFHQLSPEHRTLLFEGTNGWGGIRGFFDSLEQQKYKMHIRVFLAKYRSYTCCPDCHGGRLRPEARAVRIGGKPIVDTLAMTIEEAADFFENLSLTTEELAIADRVLIEIRHRLRFLKDVGLEYLTLDRLTSSLSGGEAQRIQLATHLGSSLVGALYVLDEPSIGLHSRDGQRLIQVLQRLRDIGNTVLVVEHDPDMMLAADYLIDIGPGAGEFGGEVIFQGSLPELLKHPTSLTAKYLRKENSIKKPQTRRTPGTRKLTVSGANEHNLKNLTVEIPLGLMVCVTGVSGSGKSTLVHDVLYRGLQRETENGKRIPTFELEGRQFIDEVICVDQSPIGRTPRSNPATYLKVYDGIRELFAATREAQGAGWTASHFSFNLPGGRCETCQGDGTVTVEMQFLADVELICDDCHGQRFRPEVLAVKYRGKSIHDVLNLTVREAISFFSNVKKISDRLKVLDEVGLGYLRLGQSATTLSGGEAQRIKLATFLSRTGTNRMLYIFDEPTTGLHFDDINKLLFAFRRLLDLGASLVIIEHNLDVIKVADWVIDLGPEGGHAGGTVVGCGTPEEIAQLPHSHTGRFLRKVLTTA
- a CDS encoding HEAT repeat domain-containing protein encodes the protein MAINSQRTSVWQFSQALMLTACLVGASGWLVVNPISIQAQTSQESLLANLKNPDPVVRRKAAKELGEKRFREVSGALAQAAQTDTDPEVRANALESLGRLKDEAVIPAILDTLKDLSPQVRRAAVRALISYYIESDIGFVFAERKGLNVLNPFLDTDGPTIVEPYVQVDPRMTEALAQMMRDDAEVSLRRAAVRALGVLRADSQALALIGALDSDPNLRIDIFRVFIKLGRTEYGEYAIPYFSNDDREVRAQAIATAGLLRTHKAVEPLNTVYRLGEDKRGFKANINDFFKQVPERQRITLEALSQIGDPASKDVFEGNLRRDEDRRRWANEGLARMGDTSFVETISRNRLKEGSNSVKLAQAFALYRLGRPEYLDAIIKELEAMTLGDQATGYLYEVLSPADLHGPVRVATTGATVKILKVLGVIGTGESVPVIEPLLRDNNARVVNAANLAIQRIKLREQYQQGQLPVKPPLPQPQSPSRPRRTNPKDGGQS
- a CDS encoding aminomethyl transferase family protein yields the protein MMSVSETTAVVNSLETIHQTLQATMTEYASKSVPAHYGDVQAEYHTLQTGVGLIDLSAHGRIQVSGKERVQFLNGLVSNYIKPLQHGFGVPALFLTAQGKVIAACHIFGVDETFWIDLDAALAEKIYKSLFRFTFAGDFKVEDLAKNYGLLSLQGPLASAMLAAITGSNPGEWPITHQVDKVGGGTEDIPVLPLKKLQPGETEALVVRRARGTVDGYDLYIRREALAQTWNWLTNQGTAFHLRPVGWEAMELVRVEAGLPRYGVDVDENVIALEANLGSAVSYHKGCYVGQETVAKIHWRGHDQVARRLTQLVVEGADLPQRGSRIVKGEKEVGTLTSAIRSPRLGGAILALGYVRSSVIQAGGTLTIKNDDGTEVSAELKA